From Rudanella lutea DSM 19387, a single genomic window includes:
- a CDS encoding peptidylprolyl isomerase, translated as MKKAEMRTDKGTMIIEFFEKDAPGTVANFVKLAESGFYNGVKFHRVIPNFMIQGGDPTGTGAGGPGYSIPCELDGDNQYHDRGVLSMAHRGRNTGGSQFFICHNRQNTAHLDRNHTVFGKVVEGLDVIDQIRQGDIIQSVTITEEA; from the coding sequence ATGAAAAAAGCGGAAATGCGTACCGATAAGGGTACAATGATCATCGAATTTTTTGAGAAAGACGCGCCGGGCACGGTTGCCAACTTTGTAAAACTGGCTGAATCGGGCTTTTACAATGGCGTCAAGTTTCACCGGGTTATCCCGAACTTCATGATTCAGGGGGGCGACCCCACGGGTACGGGCGCGGGTGGCCCCGGCTACAGCATCCCCTGTGAGCTCGACGGCGACAATCAGTACCACGACCGGGGTGTACTGAGCATGGCACACCGGGGCCGCAACACGGGTGGTTCGCAGTTTTTTATCTGCCACAACCGTCAGAACACGGCTCACCTCGACCGGAACCATACGGTATTTGGTAAGGTAGTGGAGGGTCTCGATGTGATCGATCAGATTCGTCAGGGCGATATCATTCAGAGCGTTACGATTACTGAAGAAGCGTAA
- the asnB gene encoding asparagine synthase (glutamine-hydrolyzing): protein MRYAIEVFIISEPTGFMCGIFGTLNYPIPDPASVAAHMRHRGPNEANWLQIGPLTLVHTRLAIQGGSEAGRQPMQRGRWVLAFNGEIYNHLELRKRYGLNCQSGNDTETLLCLWERLGELMLPELDGMFALVVFDTFENRLWLARDRFGEKPLYIWQSGSAWVFSSELQTLQRYVPVDIHQGTLTRYCRAGYFMPGETPFRDVRLLQPGHLEVFDAHTLQKNVVHWWQPTFGMPTHYLAEPAQRASDLLPQFNEALTESVRQRLDTAAGEVGVLLSGGLDSGLITAMAARYRPGIPTFTLTMPDSTYNEAPMARQVARQYLTRHHEINPPFDNMADEVLKVLPRYGEPFMDSSALPMYWVAKAAREEVPVVLTGDGADELFGGYRRYVAAWLGLYNPPNWLSRGAGRLAALMPFPAYKQSYYSHAYRLAQQFNQSGAGRYLAMTTDVLCGYESELIWPCRLTEMEIKGEQVAVQSPCRQLQWLDMQFLLPADLLKKTDIATMAHSLEARNPFLGNTVAELALSLPDSLKIGWHRRGVQTKVLLRQMARTYLPPALVNGPKRGFEVPLRQWIDRPLRPLVYDYLGQPALAHQLVRGAFIRQLLDRPAQFAPEKRAKLIWMLLSLEIWYRNLHRHG, encoded by the coding sequence GTGCGCTACGCCATCGAAGTTTTCATCATCAGCGAACCAACGGGCTTTATGTGCGGCATCTTCGGTACGTTGAATTACCCGATTCCCGACCCCGCGTCGGTAGCTGCGCATATGCGGCATCGTGGCCCCAATGAGGCTAATTGGCTGCAAATTGGGCCGTTGACGCTTGTGCATACCCGGCTGGCTATTCAGGGCGGGAGTGAGGCCGGGCGGCAACCCATGCAGCGCGGCCGCTGGGTGCTGGCCTTTAACGGGGAAATCTACAACCATCTGGAGCTGCGGAAACGGTACGGTCTGAACTGCCAATCGGGCAACGATACCGAGACACTACTCTGTTTGTGGGAACGGCTGGGTGAACTGATGCTGCCCGAACTCGACGGTATGTTTGCCCTTGTCGTGTTCGATACGTTCGAAAACCGGCTTTGGCTCGCCCGCGACCGCTTTGGCGAGAAGCCCCTGTACATCTGGCAATCGGGCTCGGCATGGGTGTTCTCGTCGGAGCTGCAAACTTTACAGCGGTACGTGCCCGTAGACATACACCAGGGCACCCTTACCCGCTACTGCCGGGCGGGCTATTTTATGCCGGGCGAAACCCCGTTTCGCGATGTACGACTGCTGCAGCCGGGTCATCTGGAGGTGTTCGATGCACACACGCTCCAAAAGAATGTAGTTCACTGGTGGCAACCTACGTTCGGAATGCCGACCCATTATTTGGCTGAGCCAGCACAGAGGGCTTCTGATCTGCTCCCGCAATTCAATGAGGCACTAACCGAATCGGTTAGGCAACGGCTCGACACGGCCGCTGGTGAGGTGGGCGTGCTCCTGAGTGGAGGGCTTGACAGCGGACTGATTACGGCTATGGCCGCCCGGTATCGGCCCGGTATCCCGACGTTTACGCTGACCATGCCTGACAGTACCTACAACGAAGCGCCAATGGCCCGGCAGGTGGCCCGGCAGTATCTGACCCGGCACCACGAAATAAACCCTCCATTTGATAATATGGCTGATGAGGTGCTAAAGGTTTTGCCTCGCTACGGTGAGCCGTTTATGGACAGTTCGGCCCTGCCGATGTACTGGGTAGCCAAAGCCGCTCGTGAAGAGGTGCCGGTGGTGCTTACCGGCGACGGGGCCGACGAGCTTTTCGGAGGCTATCGGCGCTATGTTGCGGCCTGGCTGGGGTTGTATAACCCGCCCAATTGGTTGAGCCGGGGGGCAGGTCGGCTGGCGGCACTAATGCCTTTTCCGGCGTATAAGCAATCGTATTATAGTCACGCTTACCGGCTGGCACAGCAGTTTAACCAGTCGGGAGCGGGACGGTATCTGGCTATGACCACCGACGTGCTGTGTGGCTACGAATCAGAACTGATTTGGCCCTGCAGGCTCACCGAGATGGAAATAAAAGGGGAACAGGTGGCCGTCCAAAGCCCCTGTCGACAGCTTCAGTGGCTGGACATGCAGTTTTTGTTGCCCGCCGATTTGTTGAAGAAAACCGACATTGCCACGATGGCGCACTCGCTGGAGGCTCGTAACCCGTTTTTGGGCAATACCGTAGCCGAACTGGCCCTGAGCCTGCCCGATTCGCTCAAAATAGGTTGGCATAGGCGAGGAGTGCAAACCAAGGTGCTGCTTCGCCAAATGGCCCGAACGTACTTACCCCCAGCCTTGGTAAATGGGCCCAAACGGGGCTTTGAAGTGCCGCTCCGGCAGTGGATCGACCGACCACTTCGGCCGTTGGTTTACGACTACTTAGGCCAACCCGCGCTGGCCCATCAGCTGGTGCGGGGCGCGTTTATCCGGCAATTGCTGGATCGCCCGGCACAATTTGCGCCTGAGAAACGCGCTAAACTGATCTGGATGCTACTGTCGCTCGAAATCTGGTATCGAAATCTGCACCGGCATGGCTAA
- a CDS encoding O-antigen ligase family protein: MPTRRLISLFAWAIVGCGASRWRLMGVGPGEVLLGITSAMALLAVSEQDSAPPLSRVWRWFAGLSLLCLFTGTLWALALGVWRAGDFGHDAVALTFCFGSLLCLMPLLTVPEGQRHLIRQFLRAGVAFAFANLLTYILFRWVLGETSPWIGRLNGVSTNPNQVALYVCSLPFWLMHAASAHSRLFSCIGLAACLAVGWLSGSEALRLAWAVGFGLAGFWSVRDWAQRRPTYGRPYRLALVTLVGLLLAGAVLAFCWTYAADIYAIGGQGDLRLLRWRHGLTAVGYSPLFGLGPGAFSGNGGAFEGQEAHNLYIDWMASGGVLAGLLLLGFQYHVARSLIRAGHYVLLAGLVALLVFGGFHYVARHPIFWLSQLLMLGCATPSKFSSSANQRALCAASSVR, from the coding sequence ATGCCTACCCGTCGACTTATCAGCTTATTTGCCTGGGCCATTGTTGGTTGTGGGGCTTCGCGTTGGCGGCTGATGGGTGTCGGGCCGGGCGAAGTATTGCTGGGTATTACATCCGCAATGGCCCTGCTGGCGGTGTCGGAACAAGACTCGGCACCGCCCCTGAGCCGGGTTTGGCGGTGGTTTGCGGGGCTCAGTCTGCTTTGTTTGTTCACGGGTACGTTGTGGGCGCTGGCTCTGGGCGTTTGGCGGGCGGGTGATTTTGGGCACGATGCCGTTGCCCTGACGTTTTGCTTCGGAAGCTTGCTCTGTCTCATGCCCTTACTGACCGTGCCCGAGGGGCAACGGCATCTGATACGGCAGTTTTTGCGAGCGGGTGTTGCTTTCGCCTTTGCTAACCTGCTGACCTATATCCTGTTTAGGTGGGTGTTGGGTGAGACTTCGCCCTGGATTGGGCGTCTCAACGGCGTATCGACGAACCCAAACCAGGTAGCCTTGTACGTTTGCTCGCTTCCGTTCTGGCTGATGCACGCTGCATCGGCTCACTCTCGCCTTTTTTCGTGTATTGGGCTGGCGGCCTGCCTGGCGGTCGGGTGGCTCTCGGGCTCCGAAGCGCTACGGCTGGCATGGGCCGTTGGTTTCGGGTTGGCTGGCTTTTGGTCGGTACGTGACTGGGCGCAGCGCAGGCCGACCTACGGGCGTCCTTACCGTTTGGCTCTGGTTACACTCGTCGGTTTGTTGCTCGCCGGTGCGGTGCTGGCCTTTTGCTGGACCTACGCTGCCGACATTTATGCCATTGGCGGGCAGGGTGATTTGCGACTGCTCCGTTGGCGACATGGGCTGACGGCGGTAGGATACTCGCCCCTGTTTGGGCTGGGACCGGGTGCCTTTTCGGGCAATGGCGGGGCCTTTGAGGGGCAGGAGGCTCATAATCTGTACATCGACTGGATGGCGTCGGGTGGGGTACTGGCGGGTTTATTATTGCTCGGTTTTCAATACCACGTTGCCCGTAGTCTGATTCGGGCGGGGCATTACGTATTACTGGCGGGGCTGGTAGCTCTGCTGGTATTCGGCGGCTTTCATTACGTAGCCCGGCACCCTATTTTCTGGCTGAGTCAGCTACTTATGCTGGGGTGCGCTACGCCATCGAAGTTTTCATCATCAGCGAACCAACGGGCTTTATGTGCGGCATCTTCGGTACGTTGA
- a CDS encoding ABC transporter ATP-binding protein has product MKLLYSYLRHYWGLLLLALLLAAINQIFSLLDPYIFRKIIDQYVVKEGAVLPQTTFADFLTGGAGILILQALGVAMVSRIAKNFQDYYVNVITQRLGARLYSDGLRHSLDLPYQVFEDQRSGETLGILQKVRADVEKLIQAFVNILFTSVVGIVFVMWYASTVYWPIAPAYFLTIPLLGFVSSLLSRKIKVVQKNIVAETTALAGSTTESLRNIELVKSLGLAQQETERLNGTTEKILKLELKKVRYIRSLSFVQGTFVNLLRNTIMLFMLFLVVQGRITVGEFFSLFIYSFAIFGPLQELGNIINIYRETEASLANFARILDTPKEVRPAHPRPIGTIEQLSFDGVHFKHLTANSPALNGISFGVKTGETIAFVGPSGSGKTTLVKLLVGLYPPLLGHIRYNGVPNNEINMDELREQIGFVTQDTQLFAGTIRENLRFVAPQATDEECLQALHQAAADSLLARAPQGLDTVIGEGGVKVSGGEKQRLSIARALLRQPALLVFDEATSALDSLTEEEITNTVRRLSASRQHITILIAHRLSTILHADRIFVLEKGNVVEQGGHTELLEQRGLYYAMWRQQIGERKEALTVR; this is encoded by the coding sequence ATGAAGCTACTTTACTCGTATTTACGCCATTACTGGGGTTTATTGCTACTGGCGTTGCTACTGGCTGCTATTAACCAGATCTTTTCCCTGCTCGACCCGTACATTTTTCGCAAAATCATTGATCAGTATGTGGTTAAAGAGGGGGCAGTATTACCCCAAACCACCTTTGCCGATTTCCTGACCGGGGGCGCGGGCATACTCATTCTGCAAGCGCTGGGCGTGGCTATGGTGAGCCGCATTGCCAAAAATTTTCAGGATTACTACGTCAACGTCATCACGCAGCGGCTGGGGGCACGGCTTTACTCCGATGGCCTGCGCCACTCGCTCGATTTGCCCTATCAGGTGTTTGAAGATCAGCGTTCGGGCGAGACCCTGGGTATTCTCCAGAAAGTTCGGGCCGATGTAGAAAAGCTCATTCAGGCGTTTGTCAATATCCTGTTTACCTCGGTGGTAGGCATTGTGTTTGTGATGTGGTACGCCAGTACGGTGTATTGGCCTATTGCCCCGGCTTACTTCCTGACCATCCCGTTGCTGGGGTTTGTGAGCTCGTTGCTGAGCCGCAAAATCAAGGTGGTGCAAAAGAATATCGTGGCCGAAACCACCGCCCTGGCTGGCTCTACTACCGAGAGCCTGCGCAACATCGAACTGGTCAAAAGCCTGGGCCTTGCCCAACAGGAGACCGAGCGGCTCAACGGCACCACGGAGAAAATTCTGAAGCTCGAACTTAAAAAAGTGCGTTACATCCGGTCACTGTCGTTTGTGCAGGGTACGTTTGTCAACCTGCTGCGCAACACTATTATGTTGTTTATGCTGTTTCTGGTGGTGCAGGGTCGCATTACGGTCGGTGAGTTTTTCTCCCTGTTTATTTACTCGTTTGCCATTTTCGGGCCGTTGCAGGAGCTGGGCAACATCATCAATATCTACCGCGAAACCGAAGCATCGCTGGCTAATTTTGCCCGGATCTTAGACACCCCGAAAGAGGTGCGCCCGGCCCATCCGCGGCCCATCGGGACTATCGAGCAGCTGTCGTTCGATGGCGTACATTTCAAACACCTTACGGCCAACTCGCCCGCGCTCAATGGGATTTCGTTTGGGGTCAAAACGGGCGAGACCATTGCCTTCGTGGGGCCGTCGGGCTCGGGCAAAACGACACTCGTGAAACTGCTGGTAGGGCTTTACCCTCCGCTGTTGGGGCATATTCGGTACAACGGCGTTCCAAACAACGAAATCAATATGGATGAGCTGCGCGAGCAGATCGGCTTTGTGACGCAGGATACCCAACTTTTTGCCGGTACCATCCGCGAAAACCTCCGGTTTGTGGCTCCGCAGGCAACCGACGAGGAATGTTTGCAGGCTCTGCATCAGGCCGCGGCCGATTCGTTGCTGGCCCGCGCTCCGCAGGGGCTCGACACGGTCATTGGCGAAGGGGGCGTAAAAGTGTCGGGGGGCGAAAAACAGCGGTTGAGCATTGCGCGAGCCCTGTTGCGGCAGCCCGCCCTGCTCGTGTTCGACGAAGCTACCTCGGCGCTCGACTCGCTCACCGAAGAAGAGATCACCAATACCGTCCGTCGGTTGTCGGCCTCGCGGCAGCACATCACCATTCTGATTGCCCACCGGCTGAGCACCATTCTGCACGCCGACCGCATTTTTGTGCTCGAAAAAGGCAACGTTGTGGAGCAGGGCGGGCATACCGAGCTGCTCGAACAGCGCGGCCTGTACTATGCCATGTGGCGGCAGCAGATTGGCGAGCGGAAGGAAGCCCTGACCGTGCGCTAA
- a CDS encoding TolC family protein, with the protein MMVKHLVISLFFLLIILFHSVCLAQRPNSRNRVSFGQSVGIVNDSTFLDVDQDIAVQLMPFDDLVKMAVSYSPLIKYQNEVTNSLGSARDLSKVQILQNASGFANYSGGNQSLVTTSLLQKGDQLGQIANGYRFGVDFRVSLYDLFGRKHQIKQATANYRASEIQKDIIEQQIRRELITIYQDMITAQQILKLRLTDEQAALAALRIVEAENQKGRATSEAISTATNRYIESKVVTEQVKGEFLKNVHQFESLVGVPIQRMKRF; encoded by the coding sequence ATGATGGTAAAGCATCTGGTTATCAGTCTATTTTTCCTACTGATAATCTTATTCCATTCGGTTTGCCTGGCGCAGCGACCGAATTCGCGCAATCGAGTCTCGTTCGGGCAATCAGTCGGGATCGTCAACGACAGCACATTTCTGGATGTAGACCAGGACATTGCCGTGCAGCTTATGCCGTTCGATGACCTGGTCAAGATGGCCGTTTCGTACTCTCCCCTGATTAAGTACCAGAACGAAGTGACCAACTCGCTCGGCTCCGCCCGCGACCTGTCGAAGGTACAGATTCTGCAAAACGCGTCGGGTTTCGCCAACTATTCGGGTGGCAACCAGTCGTTAGTGACAACGAGCCTTCTGCAAAAAGGCGACCAACTGGGGCAGATTGCCAACGGCTACCGCTTCGGTGTCGACTTCCGGGTGTCGCTTTATGATCTGTTTGGTCGGAAACATCAGATCAAACAGGCGACGGCCAATTACCGGGCTTCGGAGATTCAGAAAGACATCATTGAGCAGCAGATTCGCCGGGAACTGATCACCATCTATCAGGACATGATTACGGCCCAGCAGATTCTGAAACTCCGACTCACCGACGAACAGGCCGCCCTGGCTGCCCTGCGCATTGTGGAAGCCGAAAATCAGAAAGGCCGAGCTACCAGCGAAGCCATATCGACGGCCACCAACCGGTACATCGAGTCGAAGGTGGTGACTGAGCAGGTCAAAGGAGAGTTCCTGAAAAACGTCCACCAGTTTGAGTCATTAGTGGGCGTTCCTATCCAACGTATGAAACGATTCTGA
- a CDS encoding GumC family protein, producing the protein MNIEVLLRLLKQHLIWFIVLPLLTAGMAFYATRNEVKTYISYASLYTGLSSGYSITSDQRPSFGDQSASAFDNMLTTLKSKETLLRIGTNLLADHLQLSEPDTLVLGRAGFEDLQQAFPTDWRLILPIYGNVTDLRRAIDSLAKVPTDNPVKQLLLKSELPYSILVIGEKLDATSRKNTNDVMLLEYEANDPAVAQRTLVHAISILNERYSTLKTAETNSVVGYYEDKLKEAKAALDKAEGNLQAFSIQHRVLDYDEEARNVAASREALVGEYNEELMRRNAAKAAMEALRSRMGQQGTIKKVNNDLSEKQRKLAQAEAQLANARAYNQPKPVITRLQTKVKQAEDELKASAQRYDAATTTDESVPQQTISADLLAKTLEYEESAARLEVYQRRISELDNKTSQFSPLGAQLRQLKRDLSVAEKEYFDLLQHVDQSRTKRQDVAGGKLEPLDAPDYPLLPQPSKRLQLIIVGFGVGIFLALLLTALRFWLNKSLNSPEQAERQIGLPMTAIFPTVKKPMVYSRVTRTARTMFEQLFNAINIEIAQSRDKPYPPVLTLFSIRGKQGKSWVAEGLNRLYTDADQRVAYCYPRQSPKERRVYKNGVTLFPYTVRADFMNVTSLEYLIDHDHDFDPSQFDRVVLELPPLISNQIPVYLMKESVLSLLVVDAQSSWGRAEKQLLNLYARVTNQPMLVVLNRVGGDLLQITPPADVKQAPVYRDQTLQPQRYES; encoded by the coding sequence ATGAATATCGAGGTCTTACTCCGGTTGCTGAAACAGCACCTGATCTGGTTTATTGTCTTGCCGCTACTCACAGCCGGCATGGCGTTTTATGCGACCCGCAACGAGGTAAAAACCTACATTTCGTACGCGTCGTTGTACACGGGTCTGTCGTCGGGCTACTCGATCACGTCGGACCAGCGCCCTTCGTTCGGCGATCAGTCGGCGAGTGCGTTCGACAACATGCTCACCACCCTCAAATCAAAGGAGACTCTGCTCCGAATCGGGACTAACCTCCTGGCCGATCACCTGCAACTGAGCGAACCCGACACGCTCGTGCTTGGGCGCGCGGGCTTCGAGGATTTGCAACAGGCGTTTCCGACCGATTGGCGACTCATACTGCCCATTTACGGCAACGTGACCGACCTGCGCCGGGCCATCGACAGCCTGGCCAAGGTACCCACCGACAACCCGGTGAAGCAGTTGCTCCTCAAGTCAGAGCTGCCTTACTCGATTCTGGTTATCGGCGAAAAGCTGGACGCTACCTCCCGCAAAAACACCAACGACGTGATGCTGCTGGAGTACGAGGCCAACGACCCGGCCGTAGCCCAACGTACGCTGGTACACGCCATCTCGATTCTGAATGAGCGGTACTCGACCCTCAAAACGGCCGAAACGAACTCGGTTGTGGGGTATTACGAAGACAAGCTCAAAGAAGCCAAAGCCGCCCTCGACAAGGCCGAGGGTAATTTGCAGGCATTCAGCATACAGCACCGGGTGCTCGATTACGACGAAGAGGCCCGCAACGTGGCTGCCTCCCGCGAAGCCCTCGTGGGCGAATACAACGAAGAGCTGATGCGCCGGAATGCGGCCAAGGCTGCTATGGAAGCCCTCCGGTCGAGAATGGGTCAGCAGGGAACCATCAAAAAAGTCAACAACGACCTTTCGGAGAAACAGCGTAAACTGGCTCAGGCCGAAGCGCAACTGGCCAACGCCCGGGCGTATAACCAACCCAAGCCCGTGATTACGCGCTTGCAGACGAAAGTAAAACAGGCCGAAGACGAACTGAAAGCCAGCGCCCAACGGTACGATGCCGCCACGACCACCGACGAATCGGTGCCGCAACAGACCATTAGTGCCGATCTGCTGGCCAAAACCCTTGAGTACGAAGAATCAGCGGCCCGGCTGGAAGTGTACCAGCGTCGGATCAGCGAGTTAGACAACAAAACGAGTCAGTTCAGCCCACTGGGAGCGCAGCTGCGACAATTGAAGCGCGACCTGAGCGTAGCCGAGAAAGAGTACTTCGACCTGCTCCAGCACGTGGATCAGTCGCGGACCAAACGGCAGGATGTAGCCGGGGGCAAACTCGAACCGCTCGACGCGCCCGACTACCCGCTGCTCCCACAACCTTCCAAACGGCTTCAACTGATTATTGTCGGGTTCGGTGTCGGCATATTTCTGGCTCTGTTGCTGACGGCCCTCCGGTTCTGGCTCAACAAGAGCCTCAACTCGCCCGAGCAGGCCGAGCGGCAGATTGGCCTGCCTATGACGGCCATTTTCCCGACGGTGAAAAAGCCTATGGTGTATTCCCGCGTGACCCGCACAGCCCGCACCATGTTTGAGCAGTTGTTCAACGCCATCAATATCGAAATTGCCCAGAGCCGAGACAAACCGTACCCGCCCGTACTGACCCTATTCAGTATTCGGGGGAAGCAGGGTAAATCGTGGGTGGCCGAGGGCCTCAACCGGCTGTACACCGACGCCGACCAGCGGGTGGCCTATTGCTACCCCCGGCAAAGTCCGAAAGAACGGCGGGTGTACAAAAACGGGGTTACCCTGTTTCCGTACACCGTTCGGGCCGACTTCATGAACGTGACGAGCCTTGAGTACCTCATCGACCACGATCATGACTTCGACCCCTCGCAGTTCGACCGGGTGGTGCTGGAACTGCCCCCGCTCATCAGCAATCAGATTCCGGTATATCTGATGAAAGAAAGCGTACTATCGCTGCTGGTGGTGGATGCGCAAAGTAGCTGGGGCCGGGCCGAAAAACAACTCCTGAACCTGTACGCCCGTGTCACCAACCAACCTATGCTGGTGGTACTGAACCGGGTGGGGGGCGATCTGTTGCAGATTACCCCACCCGCCGATGTCAAGCAGGCTCCTGTGTACCGCGATCAAACGTTACAGCCGCAACGCTACGAATCGTAG
- a CDS encoding glycosyltransferase, whose translation MRQNPKGFNQPQEAPHGMDILAFLWYILIGFLVFNVGYVAICAIAGRFGRPDDIEPTPLQTVFRKIAVLIPAYKEDAVIIDSVRANLQQTYPTDRFDLVVIADSLSPETLSQLATFPIRVVPVVFEQSTVTKAINAGLAAIAPEPYDIVAVSDADNHMAPDFLERINAAFGGGWRAVQGHRVAKNSHAGVAVLDAVSEEINNHIFRKGVRALGLSSALIGSGMAFDPALMRAAMAGQTTTGGYDKELEMNLLLAGHPIAYLEKAFIYDEKVANPAVFQHQRTRWIAAQWQFLVQYFGRGMASLGRGQLEGAFKILQTLVLPRVLLLGVLGLTTLLGFAAGATTYWLTPLILLLILLGSLLLAVPRYLWQQLTLRDLLLVPTLMLRFARAVFNMRKAFSRFMHTPHAAKHSNS comes from the coding sequence TTGCGTCAAAACCCAAAGGGCTTCAACCAACCGCAGGAAGCCCCGCACGGTATGGATATTCTCGCTTTCCTCTGGTATATTCTGATTGGTTTTCTGGTGTTTAATGTCGGCTACGTGGCCATTTGCGCCATCGCAGGCCGGTTTGGCCGGCCCGACGATATAGAGCCAACTCCGCTTCAGACGGTCTTCCGAAAAATTGCCGTACTTATCCCGGCGTATAAAGAAGATGCCGTCATCATCGACTCGGTACGGGCGAATTTGCAGCAGACCTACCCCACCGACCGGTTCGATCTGGTCGTGATTGCCGACTCACTCAGCCCCGAAACGCTGAGCCAGCTGGCCACTTTCCCGATCCGGGTGGTACCCGTGGTGTTTGAGCAATCGACCGTGACAAAGGCCATCAACGCGGGTTTGGCCGCCATTGCACCTGAACCCTACGACATAGTGGCCGTTTCGGACGCCGACAATCATATGGCTCCTGATTTTCTGGAGCGCATCAACGCGGCCTTTGGCGGAGGCTGGCGAGCCGTGCAGGGGCACCGGGTTGCGAAAAACAGCCATGCCGGTGTGGCCGTGCTCGATGCAGTCAGCGAAGAGATCAACAACCATATTTTTCGGAAAGGGGTGCGGGCTCTGGGCCTTTCGAGCGCCCTGATAGGCTCAGGTATGGCCTTCGACCCGGCGCTCATGCGGGCGGCTATGGCCGGGCAAACCACCACGGGCGGCTACGACAAAGAACTGGAAATGAACCTTTTGCTGGCAGGCCACCCCATTGCGTATCTGGAGAAAGCATTCATTTACGACGAGAAAGTAGCCAACCCGGCGGTGTTTCAGCACCAACGTACCCGCTGGATTGCCGCCCAATGGCAGTTTCTGGTGCAGTATTTCGGGCGGGGGATGGCCAGCCTGGGCCGGGGTCAACTTGAGGGTGCCTTTAAGATACTGCAAACCCTGGTGCTACCGCGTGTACTGCTACTTGGGGTATTGGGCCTCACCACGCTACTGGGTTTTGCGGCCGGGGCAACTACCTACTGGCTTACCCCCCTTATTTTGTTACTCATTTTACTGGGTAGCTTACTACTGGCCGTGCCGCGCTACCTCTGGCAACAACTCACCCTGCGCGACCTCCTGCTCGTGCCTACGCTGATGCTTCGGTTTGCCCGGGCCGTATTCAACATGCGAAAAGCATTCAGCCGTTTTATGCACACCCCCCACGCGGCCAAGCACTCCAATTCCTGA